In Pseudoduganella albidiflava, a single window of DNA contains:
- a CDS encoding MFS transporter — MPLPFFSSIAERWRSDALLSSTDFRRYWASMVLTSFGSQVGTLALPLCAVLLLHATPAQMGVLTACQAIPFAIFALPAGVLLDRSRKLPILLGSKAAQGISLASIPLAWWFDLLGMPWLYAVAAVQGACNVIGGGAEQIFLTLLVGRDRMVEAQSRFASTDSISRLLAPGLAGILIQWLTAPVAIIANAATFFISVWNIGRVKMREAVPPPSERHPLHDVRAGFSFIWHQPLLRALAWVAGAWHVLFYGYSALLVLFATRELGMSAGMLGTAQMFGGIGVFASSLLLRPLNRRFGAGITIVIGTASMALGFVLMPLIPRDLFGSANYSAAAYALLMLFFDLGAMLFFIPYQALRQKVTPDEMLGRMISTMRFLTVAVAPLGALVAGYAGDHLGVRPALYCIAVGGVLLAVGAATSNPIRSVRP, encoded by the coding sequence ATGCCGCTCCCCTTCTTTTCTTCCATCGCCGAACGCTGGCGCAGCGATGCGCTCCTGTCCAGTACCGACTTCCGCCGCTACTGGGCCAGCATGGTACTGACGAGCTTTGGCTCGCAGGTCGGCACCCTTGCACTGCCGCTGTGCGCCGTTTTGCTGCTCCATGCGACGCCGGCGCAGATGGGCGTGCTGACCGCTTGCCAGGCGATACCGTTCGCGATCTTCGCATTGCCTGCCGGCGTGCTGCTGGACCGCAGCCGCAAATTGCCGATCCTGCTGGGCAGCAAGGCGGCACAGGGAATCTCGCTGGCGTCGATTCCCCTGGCCTGGTGGTTCGACCTGCTGGGCATGCCGTGGCTGTATGCGGTGGCGGCGGTCCAGGGTGCCTGCAATGTGATCGGCGGCGGCGCGGAGCAGATCTTCCTCACGCTGCTCGTCGGCCGCGACCGGATGGTCGAAGCGCAGTCCCGCTTCGCCAGCACGGACAGCATTTCCCGCCTGCTGGCACCCGGCCTCGCCGGCATCCTGATCCAATGGCTGACGGCACCGGTGGCGATCATCGCCAACGCGGCCACGTTCTTCATCTCGGTATGGAATATCGGGCGCGTGAAGATGCGCGAAGCGGTGCCGCCGCCCAGCGAGCGCCACCCGCTTCACGACGTGCGCGCCGGCTTCTCGTTCATCTGGCACCAGCCGCTGCTGCGCGCGCTGGCCTGGGTGGCCGGCGCCTGGCACGTCCTGTTCTATGGGTATTCGGCGCTGCTCGTGCTGTTCGCCACGCGCGAACTGGGCATGAGCGCCGGCATGCTGGGTACGGCGCAGATGTTCGGCGGAATCGGCGTATTCGCCAGTTCGCTGCTGCTGCGGCCCCTGAACCGCCGCTTCGGCGCCGGCATCACGATCGTGATCGGCACGGCATCCATGGCGCTCGGCTTCGTGCTGATGCCGCTGATTCCCCGCGACCTGTTCGGCAGCGCGAACTACAGCGCGGCGGCCTATGCGCTGCTCATGCTGTTCTTCGACCTGGGGGCCATGCTGTTCTTCATCCCCTACCAGGCATTGCGCCAGAAAGTCACGCCGGACGAGATGCTGGGGCGAATGATCTCCACGATGCGCTTCCTGACGGTGGCGGTAGCGCCACTGGGCGCGCTGGTGGCCGGCTATGCGGGCGACCACCTCGGCGTGCGCCCGGCACTCTACTGTATCGCCGTGGGTGGCGTGCTGCTCGCGGTGGGTGCGGCGACCTCGAATCCGATCCGAAGCGTGCGCCCCTGA
- a CDS encoding universal stress protein produces the protein MFKTILLPTDGSELAVKATEAAIRFAQVHGARIVSVCVAQPFPFVPATDNAVVPDADVFETQIAATAKAHINKIEIACATAGVPFEGIVVSSHTPYKEIVAAAEKYNCDIILMASHGRSGLSKLFLGSETQKVLAHTTLPVLVLR, from the coding sequence ATGTTCAAGACCATCCTGTTACCGACCGATGGATCGGAACTGGCCGTGAAAGCCACCGAAGCCGCGATCCGCTTCGCCCAGGTGCATGGCGCGCGCATCGTCTCGGTTTGCGTCGCCCAGCCATTCCCGTTCGTGCCGGCAACTGACAATGCGGTCGTGCCGGACGCCGACGTGTTTGAAACCCAGATCGCCGCGACCGCCAAGGCCCATATCAACAAGATCGAGATCGCATGCGCCACCGCCGGCGTGCCGTTCGAGGGCATCGTGGTCAGCTCCCACACGCCCTACAAGGAAATCGTGGCCGCCGCCGAGAAGTACAACTGCGACATCATCCTGATGGCCTCGCACGGCCGCTCGGGCTTGAGCAAGCTGTTCCTCGGCAGCGAAACGCAAAAGGTGCTGGCGCACACCACGCTGCCGGTACTGGTCCTGCGTTAA